GGCGGGGAATTCTGGACAATGGCGAGCTGGAGCGGTTGATCCGCGAGAGCTCGGTACGGGGGGTCACCTCGAACCCCGCCATCTTCGAGCAGGCCATTGCCCGCAGCGATGACTACGACGACGAGCTGGAGATGCTCGCGGCGGAGGGGGCGGAGGCGCTCGAGGTGTACGAGACGCTCGCCATCGCGGACATCCAGCGCGCGGCCGACCTCTTCCGCGGCATTTACGACGAGACCGGGGGGACCGACGGCTTCGTCTCGCTGGAGGTCTCCCCGGAGCTTGCTCACGACACCGAGGGAACCATCGCGGAGGCGCGCCGGCTGTGGTCGATGGTCGACCGGCCCAACGTCATGATCAAGGTGCCTGGCACCGACGAGGGCCTGCCCGCGATCGAGCAGCTGCTCGCCGAGGGGCTCAACATCAACATCACCCTGCTCTTCTCCCTGGAGGGCTATGAGAGGGTGATGGAGGCCTACCTGGCGGCTTTGGAGCGGCGTGCCAGCGCGGGACAGCCGCTGGACCGGATCGCTTCGGTGGCGTCGTTCTTCGTTTCGCGGGTAGACACGGCGGTGGACAAGTTGCTAGAGGCGAAGGCGGCGAACGCGACCTCGGACGAGGAGCGCGCGCACATACGCTCGCTGCTCGGCCGTGGTGCCATCGCCAACGCCAAGCTCGCCTACCGTCGTT
The DNA window shown above is from Longimicrobiaceae bacterium and carries:
- the tal gene encoding transaldolase → MTTSPLQELTRLGQSVWLDYIRRGILDNGELERLIRESSVRGVTSNPAIFEQAIARSDDYDDELEMLAAEGAEALEVYETLAIADIQRAADLFRGIYDETGGTDGFVSLEVSPELAHDTEGTIAEARRLWSMVDRPNVMIKVPGTDEGLPAIEQLLAEGLNINITLLFSLEGYERVMEAYLAALERRASAGQPLDRIASVASFFVSRVDTAVDKLLEAKAANATSDEERAHIRSLLGRGAIANAKLAYRRFQEIFGSPRFGALREKGAQVQRPLWASTSTKNPEYSDVLYVEELIGPDTVNTMPLATLEAFADHGIAQRTVDQDIEGARRVISQLEELGIDFAGVTHQLQVEGVEKFVEPFRHMLEKIDEKLTEVAAGD